The Sesamum indicum cultivar Zhongzhi No. 13 linkage group LG6, S_indicum_v1.0, whole genome shotgun sequence genomic interval CGGCGTGGTGGAGCTTGGCTCCACGGAGTTGATTTTCCAGAGCTCCGATCTGATGAACAAggttagaattttatttaatttcaatggAATGGAAACGGGTTCGGGATCCTGGGCCTTGGCTGACAACGATCCGTCGGCCCTCTGGCTCACCGACCCCTCTTCGTCTGGCCCGGATGTGAAGGATTCATTGAACAATAACAGTGCCACCAACGCCCAGGCTAGTTCATTTCCTTCTACTCTTACCAGCAAGCAACTTGTGTTCAGTAATGAAAATCCCAATTCTAGTACTTTAACCGAGAATCCACAGCTTCAGTCGCAGGGGTTTGTTGCTAGGGAATTGAATTTCTCTGAATTCGGGTACAACGGGAGTAGTAATGGTAGGAATAGTGGGACTTGCAAGCGTGAGACGGGGGAGATATTGAATTTTGGGGAGAGTAGCAGGAGGAGTGTTTGTAGTGGGAATGGGAATTTACTTGCCGTTCAGGAGGATAAAAGCAAGAAGAGGTCTTCAAAGTCGAGGGGAAGTAACGACGAGGGCATGCTCTCGTTTACTTCCGGTGTGATTTTGCCCTCTTCAGGTGTGAAGGCTGATAACGTTGGTGCTGTTGAATCTGATCATTCGGATCTTGAAGCATCAGTTGTGAAGGAGGTGGAAAGTAGCAGAGTTGTTGATCCTGAGAAACGGCCAAGAAAACGGGGAAGGAAACCTGCGAATGGGAGGGAAGAGCCTCTCAATCATGTTGAGGCAGAGAGGCAGAGGAGGGAGAAGTTGAACCAGAGGTTTTACGCTCTTCGAGCCGTAGTACCAAATGTATCAAAGATGGACAAGGCTTCACTCCTCGGGGACGCTATTGCGTATATCAATGAGTTGAAGTCTAAGGTGCAGAGCGTGGAGTCGGATAAAGAGGAACTGAGGAGTCAACTTGAGTTGGTAAAGAAGGAATTGGGAACGAAAGATATGAGGTCGGCTCCTCCACCGGCCCACGACCTAAATATGTCTAGCAACGTGAAGGTGGACATGGACATAGACGTCAAGATCATTGGTTGGGACGCGATGATACGTGTCCAATGTAGTAAGAAGAATCACCCTGCAGCAAAGCTGATGCTAGCACTCAGGGAGTTGGACCTCGATGTCCACCATGCTAGTGTGTCAGTGGTGAACGATTTGATGATCCAGCAAGCCACGGTGAAGATGGAAGGCCGTTTCTACTCGCAAGATCAGCTTAGGGTAGCATTGATATCGAAAGTTGCTGAAACTagatagaatattttttacagaATTGAAGGTCGAGGAGGACGAGGATAAATTGGGGTGAGTGAAGCAATTGTAGGGTGGTGTCAGGTATTGAGATATAAATCTGTGTTCTTATAACTTTCAGTATATAGCTAAAGATAGAAGGTTCATTTTTAGTTATGTTAGAAAGGTGAATGCAGGTTGAGaggctttttgtttttaaattccGCAGCATCAATGTTTGtatatatacctatgaaatccaacaaatataattgtggGTGTCTGTctttcttgtattttaatgTGATAAAGAGACATTCTGTTTACAAGTATTTGAATTGCTCCTCTGCTATGGGCGTGGTGGCAAAAACCCCATAccatccacacacacacacacgaggGAATTGCACTTTGGACCCTAGCaagttattaaattagttattgCATCCCAATCACATATTCCGGGCAAAGGACACAGTTGGAACATCATTTTAAGGTAATGGAAGAGAGGCAAAATTGTCTTAACATGTTTGCTGCCCACGTGACTTGCACGtgactttttttattactagtatatgtttttctacttgttattatttatacgataaatatagcttataatttttattacttatatgaatgaatgaaaaattttcaaatattaaagtCCCAATAAATAGGAATATGATATAAATCACGTGTATATATTTAACcaaatttatgtttcttttttatgagaaaagaatacaaatattataaaaagatcaaaatttcaattacagaaaaagaagcaatttAAATCTTAGATTGTCACCAAAATTTAAGTATAGTATATGCGGACTATTAAATAGACGTACATCGTTAACACTAAATTTTCACGtgctttttatattgtttgcACCCAAAAATAtgtatcataattatattggGACCGTTCTATCATACATTCATCATCCtgcatttgaaataaatattttgtcattattttaacctaaaaacaaaaacaacaaagctttcttttttttttatattgttttaagaaatgaatgaaaaatatttagaccattttcttccattgcaattttttagtttatagcTGCATATAATCCCCACcaacatataaaaaaacatatgatAATATGAGACgaagacaaaaagaaatttgtaaaaaaaataatcgtGGTGCgaggaaataaaaaagaaaaaaagttatgaggagaaaaaaaattgagtaacGTGAGAGATATGTCactacaaaaaacaaaaaaaggattTGACATGGATCTCGTGACCGTTCCAGAGCTCGTGCCATATTGAAACGGGCACTGGAACTCAAGAGAAATGGAAAGTGATCGATTATGTCattattcacattttttatgtctaatttttttggaacagaaaaatcgttccaaatagTGTTCCAAAATAACAGTTACAATGCCTGTTCCTAAGACCGTTTTGAATTTATAACGGTAATCATTTGACACTCTTCCTGgaacatattaataaaattagggaTGGTTTTGAGTTGACTCTTCCTATATATGGGCCattgatataaaaaagaaaataacaattagTAAATGTATTCCAAAATAAGAGAACGATTTTAGTGTCCATATGATCtaatattatagaaatcaTTCCCAAGTTGGATTTCAAATTGAAAACTGTCATGTTACCAAGAATGTTGCACAGTGTGTTCCAATTTAGAATgattttttgtgtattattaGTCTTGTATTACTAAGATCGTTCCAAAAAAAGTACAACGACTATAATTCAATGGATAAAAACCCCATTCCAATTTGTGATCCTAAAATCATTCCAATTCAATAGTTTTAGTCCTTAAAGGAGCAGGCacattcaaaaataaaatagccaTAATAAGTAGTCATTAACCACGATCATGCAAGGATTGTTGGCCGTAGTATCTACGAGGGTGGTT includes:
- the LOC105165158 gene encoding transcription factor MYC4-like, with the translated sequence MINWKLLTPSTESSQMNVWSGNSSAAAATAAAPEGDASMMDAFMSSSSDLASFWPSSVASHQSAYAPTPPNPTAPDHSKTTSSAGAAPQFFNQETLQQRLLALIEGARESWTYAIFWQSSVVDYGGPSVLGWGDGYYKGEENTGKRKTASSPAEQEHRKKVLRELNSLISGPQATTDDAVDEEVTDTEWFFLISMTQNFVNGSGLPGQALYSSSPVWVTGSDRLAASHCERARQAQGFGLQTLVCIPSSNGVVELGSTELIFQSSDLMNKVRILFNFNGMETGSGSWALADNDPSALWLTDPSSSGPDVKDSLNNNSATNAQASSFPSTLTSKQLVFSNENPNSSTLTENPQLQSQGFVARELNFSEFGYNGSSNGRNSGTCKRETGEILNFGESSRRSVCSGNGNLLAVQEDKSKKRSSKSRGSNDEGMLSFTSGVILPSSGVKADNVGAVESDHSDLEASVVKEVESSRVVDPEKRPRKRGRKPANGREEPLNHVEAERQRREKLNQRFYALRAVVPNVSKMDKASLLGDAIAYINELKSKVQSVESDKEELRSQLELVKKELGTKDMRSAPPPAHDLNMSSNVKVDMDIDVKIIGWDAMIRVQCSKKNHPAAKLMLALRELDLDVHHASVSVVNDLMIQQATVKMEGRFYSQDQLRVALISKVAETR